The sequence CCTACACGCTCGAGAGCATGACGCGCGCGATCTACACGCTCGGCGAGGAGCTCGCGCGCGAGCAGGGCATCATCATCGCCGACACCAAATTCGAATTCGGCCGCGACAAGGACGGCCGCATCATCCTGATCGACGAAGTGATGACGCCGGATTCGTCGCGCTTCTGGGCGGTCGACGCCTACAAGCCCGGCCAGCCGCAGGCCAGCTTCGACAAGCAACCCTTGCGCGACTATCTCGACCTCGAGCGCCACGCCGGCCGCTGGAACGGCGAGGCCCCGCCCCCGCCGCTGCCGGCGAGCGTGGTGGAAGCCACCAGCAAGCGGTATCTGGAAGCGTATCGACGCGTGACGGGGAAAGAGCTCAAGATCTAGCCCGGCCGCTTGACCGGCCATTCACGTCCCGCGGGCCGCATTCCCACCGCAGCGACAAAACTGTCGGATACTTCATAGTTGCAAGAATCCTGTTGCGCTACGCTCGCGTTCGTCTACGTCTCGGACGGGAATATTCATGAGCGAGTGTCACGGGGTGACAGACCCAGCAATTGGCTTCGATCCGGTCACGGGGGTCAGTCCGTCCGTCAAGCGTGCGCTGAATGATATCTTGGGTGGAGCCGCGGCGAGCGTCCTGACCGTCACCTTCGGTCTCTCCTACGCCCTGCTGATCTTCGCCGGCCCACTCTCGCCCTTTCTGGCCTACGGGATCGCGGCGACCTTCATCAGCTCCGCCGTGCTGGCCGCCATCGTGGCGCTCGGCAGCTCCCTGCCGTTCGCGATTGCCGCTCCCGACAGCTCGACCGCCGCGGTGACGGGCATTCTGGCGGCCTCGCTGGTCGAACGGGTCGTGGCGGCCAATCCGGGCGCGCCGCTGCTCTCGCCGGTCCTGATCACGCTCGGCCTGTCGACGGTGCTGACCGGCGTGGCGCTGTGCGGATTGGGCCTGACGCGGATGGGCCGCGCCATCCGCTACGTACCCTATCCCGTGGTCGGCGGCTTCCTCGGCGCCACCGGACTGCTTATCCTCATGGGCGCGATCCGGGTGATCACCGACCATCCCGTGGAGTTCGCGACGCTGACGCGCCTCGCCAACGGCATCGCACTGTCGGAGCTGGGCGCCGCCTGCGCCATGGCGCTGGTGCTCTACCTGACCTGGCATCGCTCGCGCGGCCCGTTCGGGCTGCCGATCATCCTGATCGGGGGCGTGCTCACCGCGCATCTGGCGTTCTGGATCACGGGCGTCTCGCTTACAGAGGCCCGTGCGCTGGGCTGGACCTTCCAACCGCCGCCGCAAGCGGCGTTCATGGTGCCCTGGCACGTCGATGGATTGATCCACTATCCCTGGTTCGCCGTGCCTGATTTGCTCGGCAATCTCGTCGCCGTCATTTTCGTGACCGCGTCCAGCACGCTGTTCAACACGACGGGAATCGAGGTGGCCGTGCATCGCGAGGCCAATCTCGAGCGCGAGCTCAACGTCACCGGCACCGCCAACATGCTGACCGGCGTGCTCGGCGGCTATGCCGGCTGCATCTCGGTCAGCCGCTCGGTGCTGAATTTCTCGAGCGGCGGCCGCGGACGGCTGTCCGGCCTCACGGTCGCGGCGCTATCGCTGTTGATGCTCGCGGTCGCGCCGGAGCTGCTCGGCTTCATCCCGAAATTCGTGCTCGGCGGCCTGCTGCTCTATCTGGGCGCCGACCAGCTGCACAAATGGATCATCGAATCGCGCAAGCGGCTTTCGAAGCTGGAATACCTCTCCCTGATCGCCATCATCGCAATCATCGTGGTCTGGGGTTTCGTTCCGGGCATCCTGATCGGCGTCATCATCGGCTGCGCCACCTTCGCGTTCAGCGCGGCGCGGGTCGAATCGATCAAGTACAGTTTCGACGGCTCGGAATATCGCTCCTCGCTCGACCGCTCGCGCGACGATCAGGAGGTGCTGCTCGCCCATGGTGGCAAGATTCAGGGCCTGAACCTGCAGAGCTATCTGTTCTTCGGCTCCGCCAACCGGCTGTACCAGCACGTCAAGCAACTGCTCCAGGAGCGGCCGGAGTGCCGCTATTTGCTGTTCGACTTCAAGCTCGTCACCGGCGTTGATTCGTCGGCGGCCTACAGCTTTGCCCAGATCAAGCGCAGCGCGGCCGATCTCGGGGTCGAGCTGATCCTGGTGCATCTGTCAGCCGCGGCCGAGAAGGTGCTGCGCTCCAGCGATTTCGTCGGCGAGGGCGTCGTCATCATTCCCGAGCTCGATCATGCGCTGGAATGGTGCGAGAACGAGCTGATCTCGCAGCATCAGGGCCTGGCGCAGGAAGAGGCCAGCCTGCGCGACTGGTTCGCAGACATCCTCGACAGCGAGGACGACGCCGACGCGCTGATCCGCCGCTGCCAGCGCATCGAAGTTGCCGCCGGCGAGGTCATCGTGCAGGCCGGTGACCCCGCCGATTCCATGCATTTCATCCTCGAGGGCCGGGTCGGCATCATGGTCCCCGCCGAGGACGACCGCACCACGCGCGTGCGTAGCCTGGGGCGCTACACCACGATCGGCGAGATGGGCCTGGTGTCACAGGCCCCGCGCAGCGCGACAATCCAGGCTGAGGTCGACAGCGTGCTCTATGTGCTGAACACGCACCAGTTCGAGGCGATCAAGGACGAGGACCCTGCGCTCAGCCACAAGCTGCTGACCTATTTCGTGTCGGTCATGGCCGAGCGGCTGACGTTTGCGAATCGGACGATTGCGGTGTTGAGGCGGTAGTACGCAGCTAGCCTCGTCATTGCGAGGAGCTCTTGCGACGAAGCAATCCAGGCTGTCCCGGTGGAAAGATTCTGGATTGCTTCGCTTCGCTCGTAATGACGTGGAGAGATACCGGCGGCCTCACACCCCCGCCATCATCACGTATTTGATCTCGACATATTCTTCCATGCCGTGACGCGAGCCTTCACGACCGAGGCCGCTTTCCTTGACGCCGCCAAAAGGAGCGACCTCGGTGGTGATCAGGCCGGTGTTGACGCCGACCATGCCTGACTCCAGCGCTTCGGCGACGCGCCAGACGCGGCCGAGATCGCGCGAGTAGAAGTAGGAGGCGAGGCCGAACGGCGAGGCGTTGCACATCGCGATCACGTCGGCCTCGTCCTTGAAGCGGATCACCGGCGCGAGCGGGCCGAAGGTCTCTTCCTGTGACACCAGCGAATCCGCCTTGACGTCGGCGAGCACGGTCGGCTCGAAGAAGGAGCGCCCGAGTTCGCTGCGCTTGCCGCCGGTGACGATTTTGGCGCCGCGCTTGACGGCATCGGCGATATGACGCTCGACCTTGTCGACCGCCTTCATGTTGATCAACGGACCCTGCGTGACGCCGCTCTCGGTGCCGTCGCCGATCTTCATCGCCGCGACCTTCGCCGACAGCTTCTTGACGAACTGGTCGTAGATCTTGTCCTGGGCGTAGATGCGATTGGCGCAGACGCAGGTCTGGCCCATGTTGCGGTATTTCGAGACGATGGCGCCTTCGACGGCAGCATCGATGTCGGCGTCGTCGAACACGATGAACGGCGCATTGCCGCCGAGCTCGAGGCCGAGCCGTTTCACGCCGACCGAGGCCTGCTGGTAGAGGATCTTGCCGACCGCGGTCGAGCCAGTGAAGCCGACGAAGCGCACCGCCGGATGTTCGCACAGCACCTTGCCAATCGGCGGTGCGTCACCGGTGACGATGTTGAGCACGCCCTTGGGGATGCCGGCCTTCTCCGCAAGCACGGCCAGCGCCAGCGCCGACAGCGGCGTCTCGTTGGCGGGCTTGAGCACAACGGTGCAGCCGGCGGCCAGCGCCGGCGACACTTTTCGGGTGATCATCGAGTTCGGGAAATTCCACGGCGTGATCGCACCGCAGACACCGATCGGCTGCTTGATCGCGAGCAGCCGCGCATCGGGCCGCTGCGTCGGGATGGTCTCGCCATAGACGCGGCGAGCCTCTTCGGCGAAGAACTCGATATAGGCGGCGCCGATGTCCACCTCGCCGAGCGCCTCAGACAGCGGCTTGCCCTGCTCGGAGGTGAGGATCAGCGCGAGGTCCTCGCGGTTGGCGATGATCAGCTCGAACCATTTGCGCAAGATGTTGGAGCGCTGTTTTGCGGTGTGCTTGGCCCAGGCCGGAAACGCACGCTCGGCGGCTTCCACGGCCTTGGTGGTGTCGTCCGCGCCAAGCTGCGGGACTTTTGCCAGCTCGACACCGGTCGCGGGATTGTTGATCGCAAAGACCGGCGTGCCGACCCAGGCGCCGTCGATGTAGCAGGCCTCCTTCAGCAGCGAAGGGTCCTTCAACCGATCGCGCAGGGTGGCAGTTGCTTGCGGGGTGCGTGCGGCGGCGGTCGGGGTCATGGCGTTGCTCCCTAAGGCGATCGGATCGGCCCGGAATATAGGGGCAGACGGTGCGCAATGCACCGTCCCGCAATGCACATCTGATGGGAGTTAAACTCGGAGCCGCGGATTTACGCCGCGCCACTCAGATAGGTTTCGCGCCGGCCGATCATTCGTTCGGCCGCTGCCTTGGCGTCGGCCTTCGAGGAGGTCGCACACGTCCGGTATTCGAGATCTGGAACGTCAGAGGTGTCGCGGCGGCCGAACCAGGATTTCGAGCCGACCGGCAGCAGCGCCAGGGCCTGCGCGAGATTGTCGACCGCGCCGAACGAATACAGCGCGCCGGTGCCGGCGATGCGAACCTCATAGATGCCGGGCGAGATCGGCGCCTCCAGATTGTCGCCCCGTCCGGGACGGGGATAGCGCTTCCACTCGCTCCAGGTCGAAATCATCTGAGGTCCCCCCTCGCG comes from Bradyrhizobium diazoefficiens and encodes:
- a CDS encoding SulP family inorganic anion transporter; the encoded protein is MTDPAIGFDPVTGVSPSVKRALNDILGGAAASVLTVTFGLSYALLIFAGPLSPFLAYGIAATFISSAVLAAIVALGSSLPFAIAAPDSSTAAVTGILAASLVERVVAANPGAPLLSPVLITLGLSTVLTGVALCGLGLTRMGRAIRYVPYPVVGGFLGATGLLILMGAIRVITDHPVEFATLTRLANGIALSELGAACAMALVLYLTWHRSRGPFGLPIILIGGVLTAHLAFWITGVSLTEARALGWTFQPPPQAAFMVPWHVDGLIHYPWFAVPDLLGNLVAVIFVTASSTLFNTTGIEVAVHREANLERELNVTGTANMLTGVLGGYAGCISVSRSVLNFSSGGRGRLSGLTVAALSLLMLAVAPELLGFIPKFVLGGLLLYLGADQLHKWIIESRKRLSKLEYLSLIAIIAIIVVWGFVPGILIGVIIGCATFAFSAARVESIKYSFDGSEYRSSLDRSRDDQEVLLAHGGKIQGLNLQSYLFFGSANRLYQHVKQLLQERPECRYLLFDFKLVTGVDSSAAYSFAQIKRSAADLGVELILVHLSAAAEKVLRSSDFVGEGVVIIPELDHALEWCENELISQHQGLAQEEASLRDWFADILDSEDDADALIRRCQRIEVAAGEVIVQAGDPADSMHFILEGRVGIMVPAEDDRTTRVRSLGRYTTIGEMGLVSQAPRSATIQAEVDSVLYVLNTHQFEAIKDEDPALSHKLLTYFVSVMAERLTFANRTIAVLRR
- a CDS encoding NAD-dependent succinate-semialdehyde dehydrogenase: MTPTAAARTPQATATLRDRLKDPSLLKEACYIDGAWVGTPVFAINNPATGVELAKVPQLGADDTTKAVEAAERAFPAWAKHTAKQRSNILRKWFELIIANREDLALILTSEQGKPLSEALGEVDIGAAYIEFFAEEARRVYGETIPTQRPDARLLAIKQPIGVCGAITPWNFPNSMITRKVSPALAAGCTVVLKPANETPLSALALAVLAEKAGIPKGVLNIVTGDAPPIGKVLCEHPAVRFVGFTGSTAVGKILYQQASVGVKRLGLELGGNAPFIVFDDADIDAAVEGAIVSKYRNMGQTCVCANRIYAQDKIYDQFVKKLSAKVAAMKIGDGTESGVTQGPLINMKAVDKVERHIADAVKRGAKIVTGGKRSELGRSFFEPTVLADVKADSLVSQEETFGPLAPVIRFKDEADVIAMCNASPFGLASYFYSRDLGRVWRVAEALESGMVGVNTGLITTEVAPFGGVKESGLGREGSRHGMEEYVEIKYVMMAGV